In SAR324 cluster bacterium, the sequence TGGGTTTCCCAAATCTGAAGCGGATCCTGCTCTACCCACCCAGTTTGTGGATAGTGGCAATCTAAAGGGGCGCTGGATTGACCGATAATTTCTCCCTTAGCATTCACGAGTACAGTTCGAGAACTTGTTGTGCCCTGGTCCAAAGCCATAATAAGTGTCATAGGTTTTCTCTTTAATTCGACTGATCTGTTTTTTTATTGATTATCACGATAGGAATTCGGGCTATCTATTCGGCATTTATTGGAGCCATTATAACTTTGTGTGAAAGTTCGATCAAAAACTTATAAATTTTTCTCGATGCATCTATGAGAATTTGTGGTAGCAAATCCTCCAAACCTTTGTTCTTTAAATTTACAATTCAGTTTCCATGAGAGGTAAAGAGAGTTGATCATGCGATTCATCTTCCATGTCCAATTCAGCTAGCGTGGGCAAGTCTTTCAAAGACTGTAGACTGAAAACCTCCAAAAAGGTCTTGGTGGTCGAATAGAGTGTTGGTCTTCCTGGTAGTTCAGCTCGACCACTGATTCGGACTAATCTTCGCTGGAGCAATGTTCTCAAGGTACTGGAAGAATCGACACCTCGCAGAAATTCAATCTGCGCGCGCGTGACCGGTTGCTTGTAGGCAACGATGGAGAGAGTTTCCAGATTCGCTGGGGTCAGTCGAAATGGCTTGATGGAATCCACCTTTCGAATCCATTCTCGGACCTTTGGTACCGTCCTCATTTGGAATCCCCCTGCAACATCTTCAATCCTAAAAACTCGCCCTGTAAGCTCGTATTCTGTGTTAAGTTGTAAAACCGCCTGACGCAATTCTTTTGTTGAGGGCTCTGTTCCCACCAAGTCTTTGAGTTGCTGAATTGTCAACGAACGAGGAGTAACAAACAGGAGAGTTTCAATGACTTCAGTCAGCTTTTTTTCCTCGACCATCCAAGCTTCTCAATTTTTCATTTCGGAGTGGAACCAGAATAAACTCAACAAGATCACTACCCGTCCATTTCATTTTTTGGAGAATTTTCTGGAGCACGTCCTGTTCTAAATTCACGATTGCTCCCGTAATCACCCTAGGGGAACCTTTCTCGTTACGTTGCGTGACAAAGCCCTGGTCATGGAAGTAGC encodes:
- the scpB gene encoding SMC-Scp complex subunit ScpB, with the translated sequence MVEEKKLTEVIETLLFVTPRSLTIQQLKDLVGTEPSTKELRQAVLQLNTEYELTGRVFRIEDVAGGFQMRTVPKVREWIRKVDSIKPFRLTPANLETLSIVAYKQPVTRAQIEFLRGVDSSSTLRTLLQRRLVRISGRAELPGRPTLYSTTKTFLEVFSLQSLKDLPTLAELDMEDESHDQLSLPLMETEL